One Sulfolobus sp. S-194 DNA segment encodes these proteins:
- the purB gene encoding adenylosuccinate lyase, whose protein sequence is MENSVCVLDWRYGSKEMRELFQRTTILKRMAMVEVALLYALSKIGLVREEDVLIVQKNIEKINISRVEELEKKLGHDVMALTVHLAELSGESGKFIHFGATSYDIVDTANVLIFRDAVNIIKKKLKNIIIILMEYAEKYQELVMVGRTHGQHALPITLGFKFANYVYEFTRSLERLNDTSKRLLKIKMAGAVGTMAGWKDKGLEIEKYVSEYLGLPPHEISTQVAPRDGYAELVSNLAILASQLDRLALEIRELMRPEILELAEGSAESRVGSSTMPQKENPVTAEKISGLAKVLRGFVISELENIPLWHERDLTNSSSERIILSHSFLIMDEMLESMESLLVNLKVYPENIRRNLELTKGLIMAESLMINLTLANVPRHIAHELVMKVSREAEREGKSLLEVTLNNEEIIKVLGKEKIIEALNPYNYLGKYKELINRALSYAKNVIEQT, encoded by the coding sequence GTGGAAAATTCAGTTTGTGTATTAGACTGGAGATATGGAAGTAAAGAGATGAGAGAACTGTTTCAAAGAACTACAATTCTTAAAAGAATGGCTATGGTAGAAGTAGCGTTACTTTACGCTTTATCAAAGATAGGTTTAGTAAGAGAAGAAGATGTGTTAATTGTGCAAAAAAATATAGAAAAAATAAATATAAGCAGAGTAGAAGAATTAGAGAAGAAATTAGGACATGATGTTATGGCGTTAACTGTACACTTGGCTGAATTATCTGGCGAATCTGGTAAATTTATTCATTTTGGTGCTACAAGCTATGACATAGTAGATACAGCCAATGTATTAATTTTTAGAGATGCTGTAAATATAATAAAGAAAAAATTAAAAAATATAATAATAATATTAATGGAATACGCTGAAAAATACCAAGAACTTGTAATGGTAGGTAGAACACATGGGCAACACGCGTTACCAATAACACTGGGTTTTAAATTTGCAAATTATGTGTATGAGTTTACTCGTTCGTTAGAGAGGCTTAACGATACAAGTAAAAGATTACTTAAAATAAAAATGGCCGGAGCAGTAGGCACAATGGCAGGCTGGAAAGACAAAGGATTAGAGATAGAAAAATATGTCTCAGAGTACTTAGGTTTACCTCCTCATGAGATCTCTACTCAAGTAGCTCCTCGTGATGGATATGCTGAGTTGGTCTCAAATCTTGCAATTTTAGCCTCACAGCTTGACAGACTTGCCTTAGAAATAAGGGAGCTAATGAGACCTGAAATTTTAGAGTTAGCTGAAGGTTCTGCAGAATCAAGAGTAGGAAGTAGTACTATGCCTCAGAAGGAAAATCCAGTAACTGCGGAAAAAATTAGCGGACTAGCTAAGGTATTAAGGGGCTTTGTAATATCTGAGCTGGAAAATATTCCATTATGGCACGAAAGAGATCTGACTAACAGTTCATCCGAAAGAATTATTCTTTCTCACTCTTTTCTTATAATGGATGAAATGTTAGAAAGTATGGAGTCTCTTCTAGTAAATCTGAAAGTTTACCCAGAAAATATAAGAAGGAACCTAGAACTCACTAAGGGTCTTATTATGGCTGAGAGTTTAATGATTAATCTTACATTAGCAAATGTTCCAAGGCATATAGCTCATGAGCTTGTTATGAAAGTATCTAGAGAAGCAGAAAGAGAAGGGAAATCATTGCTTGAAGTTACTTTGAACAACGAGGAAATAATTAAAGTATTAGGTAAGGAAAAAATCATAGAAGCATTAAATCCATATAATTACTTAGGGAAATACAAGGAATTAATAAATAGAGCACTATCATATGCAAAGAATGTTATTGAACAGACGTAA
- the gatB gene encoding Asp-tRNA(Asn)/Glu-tRNA(Gln) amidotransferase subunit GatB, whose protein sequence is MVKIGLEVHVHLTSLKTKLFCSCPSDYTGKDPNTNVCPICLGLPGAIPVLNENAVKAAIMVALAINAEIANSLVMVRKHYFYPDMAKNYQISQYDGPGSIAISKGGYLKLREGKIVRIRRINIEEDPAKIVYPTGSILTSKYTLLDYNRSGMGLLEIVTEPDMTEPREAREFLEKLRSILEHLGICNCDLEGAMRADANVSVEGGERVEIKNIGSPREVEEALKYEIARQKAAIAQDLPVKRETRHWDSERKVTVPIRTKETEEDYRYFPDPDLPPYPITQDLIEEIRKTLPELPDLRIKRLVTQYGITDYDATVLVMDKALADLFEETAKHYNNYKKLANLLINDYLRWLNDKNLRPSQSKAGSQHLTELLKLLDDGVITIKIAKEILPEIVLEGKMPSSIIKERGLVAIKDEDYLINVIKEVINEEPDAAEKAKNDPKVINYLVGKVMKKTGKRADPQLTNELIKKILGIK, encoded by the coding sequence ATGGTTAAAATAGGACTAGAAGTACACGTTCATCTTACATCATTAAAAACTAAATTATTCTGCTCTTGTCCTAGTGATTATACTGGGAAAGATCCTAATACAAACGTATGTCCAATATGCTTAGGATTACCTGGGGCTATTCCCGTATTAAATGAAAATGCAGTAAAAGCAGCTATTATGGTTGCTCTAGCTATCAATGCTGAAATAGCTAATTCTTTAGTTATGGTAAGAAAGCATTATTTTTACCCCGATATGGCAAAGAACTACCAAATCTCTCAATATGACGGACCGGGTAGTATTGCGATCAGTAAAGGTGGGTATCTGAAATTAAGAGAAGGCAAAATAGTTAGAATTAGAAGAATAAATATAGAAGAAGATCCGGCAAAGATAGTCTACCCTACTGGTTCTATACTAACTAGCAAATATACGTTACTAGACTATAATAGATCTGGGATGGGACTGCTTGAAATTGTAACAGAACCTGATATGACAGAACCTAGAGAAGCAAGAGAATTTCTAGAGAAATTAAGATCTATATTAGAGCACTTAGGTATATGTAATTGCGATTTAGAAGGAGCTATGAGAGCAGATGCTAACGTTTCAGTAGAAGGAGGAGAGAGAGTTGAGATAAAGAACATAGGTTCGCCCAGAGAAGTAGAAGAAGCGTTAAAGTATGAAATTGCTAGACAAAAAGCTGCTATAGCACAAGATTTACCAGTTAAAAGAGAAACTAGGCATTGGGATTCTGAAAGAAAAGTAACAGTACCTATTAGGACAAAGGAAACAGAAGAAGATTATAGATATTTCCCAGATCCAGATTTACCGCCATATCCGATAACTCAAGACCTTATAGAAGAAATAAGAAAAACTTTACCTGAATTACCCGATTTAAGGATAAAAAGATTAGTGACTCAATATGGAATTACAGATTACGATGCAACTGTATTAGTTATGGATAAAGCATTAGCTGATTTATTTGAAGAGACTGCTAAGCATTATAATAATTATAAAAAACTAGCCAATTTATTAATAAATGATTATTTAAGATGGTTAAATGATAAAAACTTAAGGCCCTCTCAGTCTAAGGCTGGAAGTCAGCATTTAACAGAATTATTAAAGCTACTTGATGATGGAGTTATCACAATAAAAATAGCTAAGGAAATTCTTCCTGAAATTGTGTTAGAAGGAAAAATGCCATCATCTATAATAAAAGAGAGAGGCCTTGTTGCAATAAAAGATGAAGATTACTTAATTAATGTAATAAAAGAAGTAATCAATGAAGAACCCGATGCTGCTGAAAAAGCTAAGAATGACCCTAAAGTTATAAATTATCTAGTTGGTAAAGTTATGAAAAAGACTGGAAAAAGAGCTGATCCTCAATTAACAAACGAGTTAATAAAGAAAATTTTAGGCATTAAATAA
- a CDS encoding 2,5-diamino-6-(ribosylamino)-4(3H)-pyrimidinone 5'-phosphate reductase, protein MRPYIIIFSTITIDGRIASKDYYSELSCPYDKMRLHILRTEVDAVLVGSNTVRIDNPKLLIKYAKGRNPVRVTISESLNLDPNLNIFNVPPDTIVYTTYQAYAKNKDKANELKKKGVKIRVLEKLSSCIIAEDLYNLGVKRILIEGGGRTIWNFIKDNCFDEIRITISPKIFGNGVSVVNGEGFKGIEAPELRLVDCKICECKKEVHLRYMRL, encoded by the coding sequence ATGAGACCCTATATTATAATATTTAGTACTATTACTATAGATGGTAGGATTGCATCAAAAGATTATTATAGTGAACTAAGTTGCCCTTATGATAAAATGAGACTACATATTCTAAGGACTGAAGTTGATGCTGTATTAGTTGGTTCGAATACTGTAAGGATAGATAACCCTAAGCTTTTAATTAAGTATGCTAAGGGAAGAAATCCAGTTAGAGTTACAATAAGTGAGAGTTTAAATTTGGATCCTAATCTAAATATATTTAATGTACCTCCTGATACAATAGTTTATACTACCTACCAAGCTTATGCAAAGAATAAAGATAAAGCAAATGAATTAAAGAAAAAAGGAGTAAAAATAAGAGTTTTAGAAAAACTTTCATCTTGTATAATAGCAGAAGACTTATACAATTTAGGAGTAAAAAGAATCCTAATTGAAGGAGGAGGAAGAACTATATGGAATTTTATAAAGGATAATTGCTTTGATGAGATTAGAATAACAATATCTCCTAAAATTTTCGGAAATGGTGTTTCAGTAGTAAATGGAGAAGGATTTAAAGGGATAGAGGCACCGGAACTCAGACTAGTAGATTGCAAAATATGTGAATGTAAAAAAGAAGTTCATTTAAGATATATGAGATTATAG
- a CDS encoding formate--phosphoribosylaminoimidazolecarboxamide ligase family protein, whose amino-acid sequence MMVRIAALASHSALDVFDGAKDENFETIALCKKGRERPYLEFKRIADECIILDDFKEIASEKIDNYLTSKDAIIIPNRSLAVYVGYDNLEKMRTKYFGNRKMLRWEERTGEKNYYKILDEAKIRRPRIFKPEDVDGAVIVKLPEAKRRIERGFFIAVSKKDFNEKLDSLMKSGIIDEKSINEMVIEEYILGAHFNINYFYSPLFNRVELLSIDRRIQSDLDSFYRLPAEIQLKLNRLPRFIEVGHEPATIRESLLEKVFEIGYAFVEATKKLEPPGIIGPFTLQTMVTPELDLVVFDVAPRIGGGTNAHMGIGSQYSKLYFGKPISLGRRIAIEIKEGIKNGELNKILT is encoded by the coding sequence ATAATGGTTAGAATAGCTGCTCTTGCAAGTCATTCGGCCCTTGATGTTTTTGATGGAGCTAAAGATGAAAATTTTGAGACTATAGCTCTATGTAAAAAAGGCAGAGAAAGGCCTTACTTAGAATTTAAAAGAATTGCAGATGAATGTATTATTTTAGATGATTTCAAAGAAATAGCTTCAGAAAAAATAGATAATTATTTAACTTCTAAAGATGCTATAATAATTCCTAATAGAAGTTTAGCAGTATATGTTGGTTATGATAACCTAGAAAAAATGAGAACTAAATATTTTGGAAATAGAAAGATGTTAAGATGGGAAGAAAGGACTGGAGAAAAAAATTACTATAAAATACTAGATGAGGCTAAAATTAGAAGACCTAGAATATTTAAACCCGAAGATGTTGATGGTGCTGTTATAGTAAAATTGCCTGAAGCTAAAAGAAGAATTGAGAGAGGATTCTTCATTGCTGTTAGCAAAAAAGATTTTAATGAGAAATTGGATTCCTTAATGAAGAGTGGTATTATAGATGAAAAAAGTATTAATGAGATGGTAATAGAAGAGTATATATTAGGTGCCCATTTTAATATAAACTATTTCTATTCTCCGCTTTTTAATAGAGTTGAACTTTTAAGCATAGATAGAAGAATACAGAGCGATCTAGATTCCTTTTACAGATTACCAGCTGAAATACAGCTTAAACTTAATAGATTGCCAAGATTTATAGAAGTAGGACATGAACCAGCTACTATAAGAGAGAGTTTACTCGAAAAAGTTTTCGAAATTGGTTATGCTTTTGTAGAAGCTACAAAAAAACTAGAACCACCTGGTATAATAGGACCATTTACACTTCAAACTATGGTTACACCAGAATTAGATTTAGTAGTATTTGATGTTGCCCCTAGAATAGGCGGAGGCACTAATGCTCATATGGGAATAGGCAGTCAATATTCTAAACTTTATTTTGGGAAACCTATTAGTCTAGGTAGAAGGATAGCAATTGAAATAAAAGAAGGAATAAAAAATGGAGAGCTTAATAAAATTCTTACATGA
- a CDS encoding thiamine-phosphate kinase, giving the protein MSEHEIIKNIIGKYSYVEDDVYVDKDNNMYKIDGFKLDYTFDFMDFYDIGWKAVTAVMSDIFSKGGVPKIILSSLGIDKKYVLQIEDIIRGIRDASDYYGSLYIGGDLNSASTTGWIDVAGIGKAICYKDVKNIRENDLVIISNFIGYTSIVFLSYINDWKIKLTETEINKIRHPVINRRIKDLFENYCSSISYSTDISDGLIISLYNIIERSKKGIELLSLPFSKNVIEKTYEYGIKIDDLLKYSGEEFETLIVVKHDNASEIIDYMKYLGFSPNVIGRVTSRAVLEYNNLIIKKTGWDNFIGWF; this is encoded by the coding sequence ATGAGTGAGCACGAAATTATAAAAAATATTATAGGGAAATATAGTTACGTAGAAGATGATGTATATGTAGATAAGGATAATAATATGTATAAAATTGATGGTTTTAAACTTGATTACACTTTCGATTTCATGGACTTTTATGATATAGGATGGAAAGCTGTTACTGCTGTAATGAGTGATATTTTTTCAAAAGGAGGAGTTCCAAAAATTATATTATCTTCTTTAGGGATAGACAAGAAGTATGTATTACAGATAGAAGATATTATAAGAGGAATTAGAGATGCTAGCGACTATTATGGTTCTCTTTATATAGGTGGTGATCTTAATTCTGCTTCTACTACTGGGTGGATAGATGTAGCTGGTATAGGTAAGGCTATTTGTTACAAAGATGTAAAAAATATCCGAGAAAATGATTTAGTTATAATAAGCAATTTTATTGGATATACGTCTATTGTTTTTCTATCATATATTAACGATTGGAAAATAAAACTTACTGAAACAGAAATAAATAAAATTAGACATCCTGTTATTAATAGAAGAATTAAGGATCTATTTGAGAATTATTGCTCGTCAATTAGTTATTCAACTGATATAAGTGATGGCCTAATAATATCTTTATATAACATTATTGAACGTTCTAAAAAGGGCATAGAATTATTGAGTTTGCCTTTTTCTAAAAATGTTATTGAGAAAACTTATGAATATGGAATAAAGATTGATGATTTACTTAAATATAGTGGTGAAGAGTTTGAAACATTAATTGTCGTTAAGCATGATAATGCCTCAGAAATTATTGATTATATGAAATATCTAGGTTTTTCACCCAATGTAATTGGAAGAGTAACTTCACGTGCTGTATTAGAATATAATAACTTGATAATTAAAAAAACTGGTTGGGATAATTTTATAGGATGGTTTTAA
- the tes gene encoding tetraether lipid synthase Tes gives MAQTSQEEPQGGFRLLPAPSKFENGVVKFGDREIKVGGPLPKLTENEKLVRVTSSLCPICYRLLPAVIFEKEDKLYIRKICPEHGEFEDLYYGDVGLYYKFDYWEYEGKGPKVPYVDLKSPCPFNCGLCPMHHQHSALVNLVITNRCDLSCWYCFFFAEKAGYVFEPTIEQIKFMVNQLKRQDITLVIQITGGEPTLREDLIEIVRVLRENGVKHIQLNTWGGTFAKMYFEDPEKAIRYARELREAGVNTVYMSFDGTTRKTNPKNHWEIPYTLEVFRRAGMTSVVLVPTVIKTVNDNDLGNIVKFAAYNMDVVRSVNFQPVSLTGMMKRNMRAKFRITIPEVIKNIEEQTDGEITKDSWYPIGTSVVFSRLVEALTGKEQFEMANHPSCGAGTYVYVEWRNGEPHFIPISKFIDLEGLLEYLKEKTEELREGGNKYWIGIKLLYNLRKFIDKEKGPKDFDVYKMLYNIIVNHNYEALGEWHYRTLFLGSMHFMDLYNYDVQRVMRCDIHYVVPDGRVIPFCTYNVLNDLYRDKVLREYQIPLDKWIKTHGENSIGDAMKYKRNATKLEQGEIYQLTYKPFL, from the coding sequence ATGGCACAGACTTCACAAGAGGAACCACAAGGCGGTTTTAGGCTATTACCAGCTCCTTCAAAGTTTGAAAACGGTGTTGTAAAATTCGGAGATAGAGAAATAAAAGTTGGAGGTCCATTGCCTAAACTTACTGAAAATGAGAAACTTGTTAGAGTTACAAGCTCTTTATGTCCGATATGTTATAGATTATTGCCAGCAGTTATATTTGAGAAAGAAGATAAACTTTATATAAGAAAAATTTGTCCAGAACATGGAGAGTTTGAAGATCTATATTATGGAGATGTAGGCTTATATTATAAATTTGACTACTGGGAGTATGAAGGTAAAGGACCTAAAGTACCTTATGTTGATCTTAAATCTCCTTGTCCCTTTAACTGTGGACTATGTCCGATGCACCACCAGCACTCAGCACTAGTTAATTTAGTAATAACTAATAGGTGTGATTTATCTTGTTGGTATTGCTTCTTCTTTGCTGAAAAAGCAGGATACGTATTTGAACCTACTATAGAGCAAATAAAATTCATGGTAAACCAGTTAAAAAGACAAGATATAACACTAGTAATTCAAATAACTGGTGGAGAGCCGACACTAAGAGAGGATCTAATTGAAATTGTTAGGGTATTAAGAGAAAATGGTGTTAAGCACATTCAGTTAAATACATGGGGAGGAACTTTTGCAAAGATGTATTTTGAAGACCCAGAAAAAGCGATAAGATATGCTAGAGAGCTTAGAGAGGCTGGAGTAAATACTGTATACATGAGTTTTGACGGTACAACTAGAAAAACTAATCCTAAGAATCATTGGGAAATTCCCTACACGTTAGAAGTATTCAGAAGAGCAGGAATGACAAGTGTTGTGCTAGTTCCTACTGTAATAAAGACAGTTAATGACAATGATCTAGGGAATATAGTTAAGTTTGCAGCATATAATATGGATGTAGTTAGATCAGTAAACTTCCAGCCAGTGAGCTTAACCGGAATGATGAAAAGGAATATGAGAGCTAAATTCAGAATCACGATACCCGAAGTTATAAAGAACATAGAAGAACAAACTGATGGTGAGATAACTAAGGATAGTTGGTATCCAATAGGTACTTCTGTTGTCTTCTCAAGGCTAGTTGAAGCTTTAACTGGTAAGGAGCAATTCGAAATGGCTAATCATCCTTCTTGTGGAGCTGGAACATATGTATATGTAGAATGGAGAAATGGGGAACCTCATTTCATTCCTATATCTAAATTCATTGATTTAGAAGGATTATTAGAATATCTAAAGGAGAAGACAGAAGAACTAAGGGAAGGAGGAAATAAATATTGGATAGGGATTAAGTTATTATATAATCTCAGAAAGTTTATTGATAAGGAGAAGGGTCCAAAAGACTTCGATGTGTATAAGATGCTATATAATATTATAGTAAATCATAATTATGAGGCTTTAGGTGAGTGGCACTATAGAACATTATTCTTAGGAAGTATGCACTTCATGGACTTATATAATTACGATGTACAAAGAGTGATGAGATGTGATATTCACTATGTTGTTCCGGATGGTAGAGTAATTCCATTCTGTACCTATAATGTATTAAACGATTTGTATAGAGATAAAGTATTAAGAGAATATCAAATACCCCTTGATAAATGGATTAAGACTCACGGAGAAAATAGTATTGGGGATGCAATGAAATACAAGAGAAATGCAACAAAACTTGAGCAAGGAGAAATATACCAGTTAACATATAAACCTTTCCTATAA
- a CDS encoding MBL fold metallo-hydrolase, with amino-acid sequence MIARILKDIYVIKGNFNSYLIITNNHHVILIDSSNGNDSSILIEGIEEILSKYDKGIDYLILTSHYEEVSGGANYILSFLKIPYIVASTEDAVFIRKGIGKEQSYTPAKVNFEIKDTMKKIEEDIYIIKSKTPTLGSLLVLYKNVIFSGVNKISGIMNRINYICNAYECNKVEELWFLKKNVIRAEDLQKQNTVE; translated from the coding sequence ATGATAGCAAGAATTCTAAAAGATATATATGTAATAAAAGGAAATTTTAACAGTTACTTAATTATTACTAACAATCACCATGTAATTCTAATCGATAGTAGTAATGGAAATGATTCTAGTATATTAATAGAGGGAATCGAAGAGATACTATCAAAATACGATAAAGGAATAGACTATTTAATATTAACAAGTCATTACGAGGAAGTCTCTGGAGGAGCAAATTACATTTTATCTTTTCTAAAAATACCTTATATTGTAGCAAGCACGGAAGACGCAGTATTCATCAGGAAGGGAATAGGTAAAGAACAATCCTATACTCCGGCTAAAGTAAATTTTGAAATTAAGGATACGATGAAGAAAATAGAAGAAGATATTTACATAATTAAATCAAAGACACCCACTCTAGGATCTCTTCTTGTTTTATATAAGAATGTTATCTTTAGCGGGGTTAACAAGATATCAGGTATTATGAATAGGATAAATTATATATGTAACGCATATGAATGTAATAAGGTAGAAGAACTTTGGTTTTTGAAGAAAAATGTGATTCGTGCGGAAGATTTACAGAAACAAAATACTGTGGAGTAA
- a CDS encoding adenylosuccinate synthetase, translating to MLNILVGGFFGDEGKGKVAAYLSLKDSPSLSVRTGSINAGHTVTYMGKQWKLRIIPSAFVNRTTYLALAPGALTSIEILMNEARETNSLDRLYIDPHVGIITEKEIEEERNDEYLMKKVGSTGQGVGYAEAKRILRKLKLAKDYEILSKFLVNIPNLVIEKLEKNETVLIEGTQGYYLSLYHGEYPYVTSRNTSSSGVLSEVGIGPKYVDHVIIVFKSYVTRVGEGPLEGELDWEEAQKLGIAEIATVTGRKRRSAPFNIKLAKEVIRVNSATQIAITKLDSLFKEAKGIREYSKLPQEAKKWIEDIEGQLKVPITLIGTGEDALDMIDLRKEKL from the coding sequence ATGCTAAATATCCTTGTAGGAGGATTTTTTGGCGATGAAGGTAAGGGAAAAGTTGCAGCATATCTTTCATTAAAAGATTCTCCATCTCTTTCTGTAAGAACAGGATCAATTAACGCTGGACATACTGTAACGTATATGGGAAAACAATGGAAATTAAGAATTATTCCCTCAGCTTTTGTAAATAGAACCACATATTTAGCATTGGCTCCAGGGGCATTAACTTCAATTGAAATATTAATGAATGAAGCAAGAGAAACTAATTCATTAGACCGATTATATATTGATCCGCATGTTGGTATTATAACTGAGAAGGAAATCGAGGAAGAGAGAAATGATGAATATTTAATGAAAAAAGTGGGAAGTACAGGTCAAGGTGTGGGATATGCTGAAGCAAAAAGAATTCTAAGAAAATTAAAACTAGCTAAAGATTATGAAATATTGTCAAAATTTTTAGTTAACATTCCAAATTTAGTTATAGAGAAATTAGAAAAGAATGAGACAGTTTTAATTGAAGGTACACAAGGTTACTACTTAAGCTTATACCACGGAGAATATCCATATGTTACAAGTAGAAATACTTCCTCATCAGGTGTGTTAAGCGAAGTAGGCATAGGACCAAAATACGTAGATCATGTAATAATTGTATTCAAGTCCTATGTGACAAGAGTAGGTGAGGGACCTCTGGAAGGAGAATTAGATTGGGAAGAAGCTCAAAAATTAGGAATTGCTGAAATAGCAACAGTTACGGGGAGAAAAAGAAGAAGTGCTCCATTTAATATTAAACTTGCAAAAGAAGTAATAAGAGTTAATTCAGCAACTCAAATTGCTATAACTAAATTAGATTCCCTATTTAAAGAGGCTAAAGGAATCAGAGAATATTCAAAGCTACCCCAAGAAGCTAAGAAATGGATAGAAGATATAGAGGGGCAGTTGAAAGTACCAATCACACTAATTGGAACCGGAGAAGATGCACTAGATATGATAGATCTGAGAAAAGAAAAACTGTAA
- a CDS encoding formate--phosphoribosylaminoimidazolecarboxamide ligase yields MYILTIGSHSSLQILHGAKKEGFRTVLVTPEKRVKFYTQFAFIDEVYGYKNEDEAVEYINSFANNGILIPHGSLVEYIGPERVNKIKTKIFGNRNLFEWEANQKKKMSLLKNAKIKIPEQFENPEDIDRLVIVKLPGAKGGRGYFIARNKNEAKEGLNKLLEQKMIRSIDEVIIQEYVVGVPMYFQFFYSIILNRLEIIGIDIRYETNIDGLRRLPPDIKVDPTLVVIGNIPAVARESLLPTVYEYGENFVNTVKELVPPGMIGPFCLESVVTDQGDIVVFEFSGRIVAGTNLYVNGSPYSWLYWDEPMSAGRRIGREIKLAINSNKLDQVLT; encoded by the coding sequence ATGTACATACTTACGATAGGAAGTCATTCATCATTACAAATATTACATGGAGCAAAAAAAGAAGGATTTAGAACAGTTTTAGTAACGCCAGAAAAGAGAGTAAAATTCTACACACAATTTGCTTTCATAGATGAAGTTTATGGATACAAGAATGAAGATGAAGCAGTGGAATATATTAACAGCTTTGCAAATAATGGCATACTAATCCCACATGGAAGTTTAGTAGAATATATTGGACCAGAAAGAGTAAATAAGATAAAAACAAAAATTTTTGGAAATAGAAATCTATTCGAATGGGAAGCTAATCAAAAAAAGAAAATGAGTTTATTAAAGAATGCAAAAATAAAAATCCCTGAACAATTTGAAAATCCAGAAGATATAGATAGATTAGTTATAGTCAAATTACCAGGTGCTAAAGGAGGAAGAGGTTATTTTATAGCTAGAAACAAGAATGAAGCAAAAGAAGGTCTGAATAAATTACTAGAACAAAAAATGATAAGAAGTATAGATGAAGTAATAATCCAAGAGTATGTCGTAGGAGTTCCGATGTATTTTCAATTTTTCTATAGTATAATATTAAATAGATTAGAAATTATAGGCATTGATATAAGATATGAAACAAATATTGATGGTCTAAGAAGACTTCCACCAGATATTAAGGTAGACCCAACTCTAGTTGTAATAGGTAACATACCAGCAGTGGCTAGAGAAAGTCTTTTACCTACAGTATATGAATACGGGGAAAATTTTGTCAATACAGTAAAAGAATTAGTACCTCCAGGAATGATTGGGCCTTTTTGCTTAGAATCTGTAGTAACTGATCAAGGGGACATAGTGGTATTTGAATTCTCTGGAAGAATAGTTGCTGGAACTAACTTATACGTAAATGGGAGTCCATATAGTTGGCTTTACTGGGATGAACCTATGAGTGCTGGTAGAAGAATTGGTAGAGAGATAAAATTAGCAATAAACTCTAATAAGTTAGATCAGGTGTTAACATAA
- a CDS encoding phosphoribosyltransferase family protein yields the protein MQKDKDLRLRLTVVDLLKELKNSFTYKELAKIFNIQESLLCRYVNGSTIPSEVHAKEILDKLKSRDFLVKFLLNKIIIHDDGYIDTSRLLFYPNLLKILIEMYYYRFFENKEITKIATVAVNGIPFATLTAEALAKPLIIIKKHKDSMFIDYIDESLKEADGVITSIFLRKDYISKNDKILLIDDVIRSGKTITTATKLIRKSGADIVGVLVIASVGNEWSKHINGVPIKPLFVL from the coding sequence ATGCAAAAAGACAAGGATTTACGATTAAGATTAACAGTAGTGGATTTACTTAAAGAATTAAAAAATAGTTTTACGTATAAAGAACTTGCTAAAATCTTTAATATTCAAGAAAGTTTATTATGTAGATACGTTAATGGTTCTACTATTCCAAGTGAAGTACACGCAAAAGAGATACTTGACAAGTTAAAATCAAGAGATTTCCTAGTAAAGTTTTTACTTAATAAGATAATTATTCATGATGACGGATATATTGATACTTCACGATTATTATTTTATCCAAATTTACTTAAGATATTAATTGAGATGTATTACTATAGATTTTTCGAAAATAAAGAAATAACTAAAATAGCTACTGTTGCTGTTAACGGAATTCCCTTTGCTACATTAACAGCTGAAGCTCTAGCTAAACCTCTAATAATCATAAAAAAGCATAAAGATTCTATGTTTATTGATTATATTGATGAAAGTTTAAAAGAAGCAGATGGTGTTATAACATCTATTTTTTTGAGAAAAGATTATATTTCAAAGAATGATAAAATACTACTTATTGATGACGTAATTAGAAGTGGTAAAACAATTACTACAGCAACAAAACTAATTAGAAAATCTGGAGCAGATATAGTTGGAGTTTTAGTAATAGCTAGTGTTGGTAACGAATGGAGTAAACATATTAATGGGGTACCAATTAAACCATTATTTGTATTATGA